The DNA segment taaaaaattgattagttaaaaaacaaaataaagaaataattattataatttgtaaaaaaattatgtaaaggagaaaataaaaaataaatgtgaataccaaaaaaataaatcttccaGAAATTAgattacaaattaatattatgaagtaaaatattaatattaacattaatctTATCATAAAGAACAAATTTCCTTAAAACATAGTCCATTCTTTATACATCGGAATTAGAAATAAACTTTCAGAAGAGACTTTAATTTTATGTGTAGAAGAATTAGAAAGGTTACAAAGATCCGAGAATGATTAGTACAAcacaatttcataatttttcaaaattttagagtAGAATGATATTCACATTCGATTTAATGTTGATAATAGTCttgaaatattgttattttggaTTGCTTCTTAAGCATGTTTAAGACAAAcaactatttaatttatatctagCAAGATCATTTATTGCGAATAAGAGGTAAAGCTTTGAATACAAGAATAAGCAAACAAACTTGGGTTTGTTCATAACTATCAGAAAAAATTATGACAGActaaaataataagacaaaCTGAATCAATTTAAAGAAATCAGCAAAAACTCAATTTAAAGGACTGGCAAATAATAAGCTGAATCGATTAATAGATAAACAGAAGTTATCTTaacaatattgaaattttaaaagaaaatatataaaaaaaatacaatattcgTTTGCTGCAAAAATTGTTGAGACTAATACAGTAAAATGAAGATTTTTATGCCTTCAATCGACCATAAAACTTTTGTTTCTCCTGAGTGGTCTGGAATCGTCCATGTCCAAACTTGGAAGAGGTGTCTATGAACTTGAGTTTGATCTCTTCCAGAGCAACCCGAGATGTCTGTTTGAGAAGGGACTGACGAAGAGTGAGAACCCTCTTCTTGGGTCCAACACAGCATCCCTTCACCATAATGTAATCATCCTTCACCACACCATAATGTGGGAACCCACCCATTGGGGTAATATCCTTCTCAGTCCTGTCATTATTATAGTAAACTTAGCAAACAAATCATTTTCAACCATTTCATTATCATTATCTTAATAAACATGAACATAAACCATTTCGAAGGGAACTAAATAACAAAGAGGCATCTACTGTACCTGTCAAATTCAGTGATGGCAGCATGTGACTCTTGGCCAGTCTTGGCAACTTTGTAGATCTTCTTATTCAACTCAGTTCGATGATGATAACCATTCTGACCAGCCCTGGCAACAGTGAAAGAAACACGGGCAGGGTGCCAGGCACCAATACAAGCAACCTTCCTAAGACCTCTGTGAGTCTTGCGAGGTAGTCGAGTAACACCCCAACGAGTCACCACACCTTCATAACCCTTACCCTTAGTCACACCAATGATATCAATCATCTCATCTTTCTGAAAAACTGCATCCACTGGGATTTGCTTCTCAAAGAAGCTGTATGCGTAGTCCACCTTCTGTGCTACTGTTCCACCATTAACTTGGATCTCCATCAAATGTGCTTTCTTCTGTTTCAGACCCCTCAACTTCCTTATctacagtaaaaaaaaacataacatttcAATAATAATCAGAGTAGCCACCAAATCAGTTGACATTACAAAATCGTTCAACATAATTAAGCGGAAAAACAAGACAGGATCTGCCACATTACTATATTAACGTAGAAAAGTAACCAAACTCAGCCACATAGATTttttgcaaaaacaaaaacccaatCTAAACACTTCACCTACCTGAGTATGAGCAAGAACACGAATGACAGTTGAATACTTCTTCAATTTCTCAAGCTGAGATTCAACATCTTTCTTTCCTTCCTCCGTTTCATACTTCTTTGTATATTTGGTAAAAGCCTTCTTTTTAGATTTGCACCAATTCTTATAAAATCGTCTCTTGACTTCTTCACTTAGATGCTGAGCCCAAACAGTATTCAGTGTACGAAGGCCACGTGGTGTCTTCACATATCCCACAACTCCAACAACAACCAACGGAGGAGTTTCAATTATAGTGACAGCTTCACATGTTTCTTTCTTATGAAGTTCTACAACAGAAGAAAAGACAAAAGGCAACCATTAACATCCAAGGCATAtaggtaaaaatataaaaccccAATGAGTACCCAAATAGTGACGTTAAATAGAATGCAAAATCAGGAATAAAAGATGACTATTATAAAAGGAGCCAAAAATTGATAGAAgtaatttaattagttaaaactGAATAATAAAATGTGAACAATCAAATTCCATTTAATATCTGTAAAAAACTCATAAATGACGATTAGAAATTGATCTGTTTCATATAGTTTAGACAAAAAAGCCACGCTTACTTGATCCGGGTTTCTCAACTTCTCTGACAATGTGGGTCATTCCAGCCTTGTAGCCCACAAAGGCAGTCAACCTGCATGGTTGATTAGGATTGTCTTTTGGGAAAGACTTCACTGCAGTAACAAAACACAGACTTTTCAGGACAACTATCAATAACATACTGACATAAGCTAATATCATACAGTATAGGTATTACAGGCAGCATAGCTTCGACGGTTACAATGCTAGCAAGTGCTTACCTTGAACTGTATTTTAAAGTGAGGTGAAGTGATGGTTTATCATACATCTACcattaaataattatactaaactttgaaaattaaacaatcactgaaaatataaataataattgaattattgaATTACATGgtaaataatacaattaattaaaaccCGCAGACCAAAGCCTTTTATAGAAGACATCTGGATTGCAAACACATTTTCCCAAAAAggataaaaatcataaatggtTGCAATAAAAATACAATGCCTGAATTTCCATTGCGATCTCCATGTCTACGACAACTGTTGTCATTACCTTGATTAAAGGTAAATTCCCAGTATAGATATCATTATATGAGGTGAACGTTCACATATTAGATTCTCATCTGTTCTACAACCagattgattgaattaaaataaaagcaatagTTTGAATTGTGCGAAAATAAGTGAGCAAATGATGATTACgaactattttatttagaataaaaagaactatacaacataaaaaaacgatttcaaaatgaattttgcCGAAATCAGTTCTCTTTCAAAATCAACATTGGAAATGCAtccaaaaatcatcaaaaacttaaatattctatttaaaaCACTTAAAGTACTtgttttcatataatatttagtaagttaaatagaaaaaaaaaaatcaacctcCGCGTGCCAAGCATAAAACAGAATGTCACCAAATACCTATAGCGGTGAAGAAATGCTTCCAAACCAAAGGCCTATGGCAAAATGCATGCCAATTCTCGAGCTCATTAGTTTTCCATCCCAAAACCTCTGACAGGATTTTGGCAAAAAGAGCCGTTTCTGAGACTCCAGCCTtgattaatcatttttttacgGAAGCAATTTTGTTCACTCATCACAAGGAAATGGCAATAAACTGTTAATGCCagcacaaaaaacaaaaactcttTGTAACGAACATATTGGTTTCAAGAACTTAAAGTTAATTCAGATCCAAAAATCCCTTTACAAAGTCAATTAAATCTCACAGTGAAGAACAGtgacaaaaaaatatcaaataaacaggccaaaaatgtttaataagTCACCCTTTCCACGATGACGAGAAGCTCGCTTCCTTGGAAGAAATCCAAGGGAACCGTGCCTCGGGTGCTCGAACTTCCGATGCGACATCGTTTGCAGCTTCAACTGTTAAATCAACTCTAAACATAAGCGCTAACCAATGAAAACgaaaagagaaaagggaaaaaaacatACTACAAGATCCATTGTTAGCTACATACCAGCAGTGCTACAGTGAGAGAGTTAGAGAAGAACTATGAACGAGGGTTTCGCAAACACTCTTCATTATATATAGCACTCACAAGGCGCCGCACTGCCACATTCAACCCTAAACAAATGGGCTTCGGATCGCAAAACAATGCTTTTGGACTATTGGGCTCTCCCAAATGTTCAATAAGTGAGATTAATTAagggtgttactccctccacctccccctttcctccctccacctccccatctttctttatttttttttaattacaataataacctttttcttttcttttttaacctttttaatttcttttacttttttaatttctcactTCTCCTAGCCCTACTCCCACCAAGATCCGCCTTCTCTTCTCCCATTTCCGTTACATTGTTTTCTTCAGGTGTAAACTCTCCAaactttatctttattattctCCATGGTGCAGTATTGTTTGCTTTCAT comes from the Vigna radiata var. radiata cultivar VC1973A chromosome 2, Vradiata_ver6, whole genome shotgun sequence genome and includes:
- the LOC106776314 gene encoding 60S ribosomal protein L3 yields the protein MSHRKFEHPRHGSLGFLPRKRASRHRGKVKSFPKDNPNQPCRLTAFVGYKAGMTHIVREVEKPGSKLHKKETCEAVTIIETPPLVVVGVVGYVKTPRGLRTLNTVWAQHLSEEVKRRFYKNWCKSKKKAFTKYTKKYETEEGKKDVESQLEKLKKYSTVIRVLAHTQIRKLRGLKQKKAHLMEIQVNGGTVAQKVDYAYSFFEKQIPVDAVFQKDEMIDIIGVTKGKGYEGVVTRWGVTRLPRKTHRGLRKVACIGAWHPARVSFTVARAGQNGYHHRTELNKKIYKVAKTGQESHAAITEFDRTEKDITPMGGFPHYGVVKDDYIMVKGCCVGPKKRVLTLRQSLLKQTSRVALEEIKLKFIDTSSKFGHGRFQTTQEKQKFYGRLKA